A region from the Alnus glutinosa chromosome 5, dhAlnGlut1.1, whole genome shotgun sequence genome encodes:
- the LOC133868624 gene encoding receptor kinase-like protein Xa21 — protein sequence MLRELLLLNNNFGGAIPSEIGNLPNLEMLRIGFNNFSGPIPFEIFNISTIQQIRMQSNNLSGHLPSNIGFFLPNLQELVLWGNKLSGTISSSISNASQLTELDLNGNSFSGLIPKSLGNLLLLKWLNLAGNNLTIDSSTPKLNIFSSLSNLAYLRVLDLSNNLMNDILPNSIGNLSTSLQSLYIDNCNIKGIIPRDIGNLSNLMTLSLHANELVGPIPTTVGRLYKLQALILDDNRLEGPIPSELCHLENLYKMHFSGNELSGPIPAWLNNLTFLRYLYLDFNQLNSTIPSSLWSLTYILEVKLSANSLSGPLSLEIGNMKVLRVLELSRNQLSSHIPTTIGSLKDLANLSLANNRLEGLIPESFGELVSLEFLDLSCNNLFGEIPKSLEAVSQLKYLNLSFNRLQGEIPVGGPFVNFSAASFMSNDGLCGSPRLHVPPCKASDPRPKKTAVAHILKYVLPTIGLTMLVVTLVLVWTRHHKRNMKIPVEENPLPLATLRRISQQELLQATEGFSASNLLGKGCFGSVYQGRLLDGMIVAIKIFDLVVEGAFKSFDTECEVLRNIRHRNLLKIISTCSNMDFKAFVLEYMPNGSLEKWLYSQDRCLSILQRLNIMINVASALEYLHYGYSVPIVHCDLKPNNILLDEDLIAHVADFGISKLLGDGDSMVQTMTLATMGYMAPEYGSAGIVSTSGDVYSYGILLMETFARKKPTDDMFAGEMSLKRWVNESSAISVTKVIDANLLTTESDYASIKDCISSIMELALHCCAELPEQRVNAKSISITLNKIKLKFLQDSEGS from the exons TGGTAATCTACCAAACCTTGAGATGTTACGTATTGGATTCAACAACTTTAGTGGTCCAATTCCATTTGAGATCTTTAATATCTCAACAATACAACAAATTAGAATGCAGTCCAATAACCTTTCAGGCCATCTTCCATCAAATATAGGCTTCTTTCTTCCAAATCTCCAAGAACTTGTTCTTTGGGGAAACAAACTAAGTGGAACAATATCTAGCTCTATCTCCAATGCTTCACAACTTACTGAACTAGATCTGAACGGGAACTCATTCTCGGGCTTAATTCCAAAATCACTTGGTAATTTATTGCTCCTCAAGTGGCTCAACCTAGCAGGAAATAACTTGACCATTGACTCTTCCACTCCAAAGCTCAACATTTTCTCATCTTTGTCAAATTTGGCATATCTAAGAGTTTTAGATTTGTCAAATAATCTAATGAATGACATCCTTCCCAATTCTATTGGAAATCTCTCTACTTCTCTTCAAAGTCTTTACATTGATAATTGCAATATTAAGGGCATCATTCCTAGAGATATAGGCAATTTAAGCAACTTGATGACTTTGTCCCTACATGCCAATGAGTTGGTTGGACCTATTCCAACTACTGTGGGAAGATTGTACAAGCTTCAAGCTCTTATTCTTGATGATAATAGACTAGAAGGTCCCATCCCATCTGAACTTTGTCATTTGGAGAACTTGTATAAAATGCATTTTAGTGGTAATGAGCTTTCTGGACCCATTCCCGCATGGTTGAATAATCTCACTTTTCTAAGATATCTTTACTTGGACTTTAATCAATTAAACTCTACGATTCCATCGAGCTTGTGGAGCCTTACATATATCTTGGAGGTCAAGCTCTCAGCAAACTCTTTAAGTGGCCCTCTCTCATTAGAGATTGGAAACATGAAGGTCTTGAGAGTATTAGAGTTATCAAGAAATCAACTATCTAGTCATATCCCAACAACAATTGGTAGCCTCAAAGATCTAGCTAATCTCTCACTGGCGAACAATCGATTAGAAGGCTTAATTCCAGAATCTTTTGGTGAATTGGTAAGTTTGGAATTCTTGGACCTTTCCTGTAACAATTTATTCGGTGAGATTCCGAAGTCCTTAGAAGCAGTTTCACAACTCAAATATCTAAATCTTTCTTTCAATAGACTACAAGGAGAAATTCCTGTAGGAGGACCATTTGTGAACTTCTCTGCTGCATCATTTATGTCAAATGATGGACTTTGTGGTTCTCCTCGACTGCATGTTCCCCCATGTAAAGCAAGTGATCCTCGACCAAAAAAGACCGCAGTAGCACATATACTCAAGTATGTATTACCAACGATTGGATTAACAATGCTTGTAGTTACTCTTGTGTTAGTATGGACAAGACACCATAAAAGGAACATGAAAATTCCAGTGGAGGAAAACCCATTACCACTAGCCACGTTGAGAAGAATTTCCCAACAAGAACTTCTACAAGCAACAGAAGGGTTTAGTGCAAGCAACTTACTTGGTAAAGGGTGCTTTGGATCAGTATACCAAGGGAGACTTTTAGATGGAATGATTGTTGCAATAAAAATTTTTGACTTGGTAGTAGAAGGGGCTTTTAAGAGTTTTGATACAGAGTGCGAGGTACTACGCAATATTCGTCATAGGAATCTTCTTAAAATCATCAGCACTTGTAGTAACATGGACTTCAAAGCTTTTGTACTGGAATACATGCCTAATGGGAGCCTAGAGAAGTGGTTGTATTCTCAAGACCGCTGCTTGAGTATCTTACAAAGACTAAATATAATGATCAATGTCGCATCAGCACTAGAATACCTTCATTATGGTTATTCAGTACCTATTGTTCATTGTGATCTAAAGCCCAACAATATCTTATTAGATGAAGATCTGATCGCACATGTCGCTGATTTTGGCATTTCCAAGCTTTTGGGTGATGGGGATTCTATGGTGCAAACCATGACTCTCGCTACTATGGGGTATATGGCACCAG AGTATGGGTCAGCAGGAATTGTTTCTACAAGTGGCGATGTGTATAGTTATGGTATTTTGCTGATGGAAACTTTCGCAAGAAAGAAACCTACTGATGACATGTTTGCTGGAGAAATGAGCTTGAAGCGTTGGGTAAATGAATCATCAGCCATTTCAGTAACTAAAGTCATTGATGCCAATTTGTTGACAACCGAAAGTGATTATGCTTCTATAAAGGATTGCATATCATCCATAATGGAGTTGGCATTGCACTGTTGTGCAGAGTTACCTGAGCAGAGGGTTAATGCAAAAAGTATTTCAATCACACTCAACAAGATCAAATTGAAGTTTCTACAAGATAGTGAAGGAAGCTAG